A section of the Castanea sativa cultivar Marrone di Chiusa Pesio chromosome 12, ASM4071231v1 genome encodes:
- the LOC142620420 gene encoding uncharacterized protein LOC142620420, translating into MEAIAKTFTPLWRSRSGFKIKNLGDHVILFIFENELEVEKVLKAEPWCFDKHLVLMQKYDKSMAMEELKFVKTQFWVQVHGLPYKFMNVKAAEKVCEVVGKIIPSTDPAETEGENFMRIRVEMDVSLPLCRG; encoded by the coding sequence ATGGAAGCCATTGCAAAAACATTTACCCCATTATGGCGCTCAAGAAGtggatttaagatcaagaaCTTGGGTGATCATGTGATCCTGTTCATTTTTGAAAACGAGCTTGAAGTAGAGAAGGTCCTTAAAGCTGAACCATGGTGTTTTGATAAGCACTTAGTGCTTATGCAGAAATATGACAAGAGTATGGCAATggaagaattgaaatttgtgAAGACTCAATTTTGGGTGCAAGTTCACGGACTCCCCTACAAATTCATGAATGTTAAGGCAGCTGAGAAGGTTTGTGAAGTTGTTGGAAAAATTATACCTTCTACTGATCCAGCTGAAACGGAGGGTGAAAATTTTATGAGGATTCGTGTAGAGATGGATGTATCTTTACCGCTGTGTCGTGGCTGA
- the LOC142618599 gene encoding putative kinase-like protein TMKL1 has protein sequence MKDTHMLKLVVGLTSTILLIILILYIFFYRKRVLRNGGEDIEIMEKGHGEEEPIEDLVTFQDGEDLTISDILDAPGEVIGKSDYGTLYKALLQRSNKWRLLRFLRPVCTTRGEEFDDVVQLLGCIRHPNLVSLLGFYVGPRGEKLLVHTFYRMGNLADFIRNGSNESHKWAIIYSISFGIAKGLEHLHTGLQMPIIHGNLKSKNVLLDRNYQPYVSDFGLYLLLNATAGQEMLEASRDEGYKAPELIKMKDASEKTDIYSLGVILLELLSGKEAVNENPTPDEDFYLPNFMRNAALGHRIGDLFHPNILLRDSNDDQSWVTEECILKFFQLALACCSPSPSLRPNIKQVLWKLEDIGK, from the exons ATGAAGGACACCCACATGCTGAAACTAGTAGTTGGACTAACTTCAACAATCTTGTTGATAATTCTCATACTTTACATCTTCTTCTACCGCAAAAGAGTGTTGAGAAATGGTGGTGAAGATATAGAAATCATGGAAAAGGGACATGGAGAGGAGGAACCGATAGAGGACCTGGTGACTTTCCAGGATGGTGAGGACCTCACAATCAGTGACATATTGGATGCTCCTGGAGAAGTTATAGGAAAATCCGACTATGGCACACTGTACAAGGCCTTGTTGCAGCGAAGCAACAAGTGGAGGCTGCTGAGGTTTTTAAGGCCAGTGTGCACTACAAGAGGTGAAGAATTTGATGATGTGGTTCAGCTTCTGGGGTGTATAAGGCATCCCAACTTGGTTTCTCTTCTGGGATTCTATGTAGGGCCAAGAGGTGAAAAGCTTCTCGTTCATACATTTTATAGGATGGGCAATCTGGCAGACTTCATTAGAA ATGGAAGCAATGAATCTCACAAATGGGCCATCATTTACAGCATCTCCTTTGGTATAGCCAAGGGATTGGAACATCTCCATACAGGATTGCAGATGCCTATAATCCATGGAAATCTCAAGTCAAAAAATGTACTTTTGGATCGCAATTACCAACCATACGTCTCGGATTTTGGACTATATCTTCTGTTGAATGCTACTGCTGGCCAAGAAATGCTTGAAGCTTCAAGAGATGAGGGCTACAAAGCCCCTGAGCTGATCAAAATGAAGGATGCAAGTGAAAAAACTGATATATACAGCCTTGGGGTAATCTTACTTGAACTACTTTCAGGGAAGGAGGCAGTCAATGAGAACCCTACTCCTGATGAGGATTTTTACCTTCCTAACTTTATGAGAAATGCAGCTCTGGGGCATAGGATTGGAGACTTATTCCATCCCAACATACTTCTAAGAGACAGCAATGATGATCAAAGCTGGGTTACTGAAGAATGCATTCTCAAATTCTTTCAGCTTGCCTTGGCTTGTTGTTCTCCTTCACCTTCTCTCAGGCCCAATATTAAGCAAGTCCTTTGGAAGCTTGAAGATATTGGAAAATAA
- the LOC142619972 gene encoding acid phosphatase 1-like, with product MAFLRILILFTLLSFAFSLENSNSHILPRPLIIEYPENIETQFKEFDEEVRLHCTSWRFAVESNNLSPWKTIPVECANYVKDYMMGRAYKIDVERVSKEAGIYAKSVELGGDGKDVWVFDVDDTLLSNLPYYVEHGYGLERFDSVEFNKWVEKATAPALEASLKLYKEVLGLGFKVFLLTGRNEKQEGATVKNLNDAGFKNWDKLILRTSDDHGKFATIYKSEKRNEMVNEGYRILGNSGDQWSDLLGSSQSIRSFKVPNPMYYIR from the exons ATGGCTTTCCTGAGAATTCTCATTCTATTCACTTTACTTTCCTTTGCTTTTTCCCTCGAGAATTCCAATTCCCACATACTCCCGAGGCCTTTGATCATTGAATACCCGGAAAACATTGAGACCCAGTTCAAGGAATTCGATGAGGAGGTCAGATTACACTGTACGAGTTGGAGATTCGCGGTTGAGAGCAACAATCTGAGCCCCTGGAAAACTATTCCAGTGGAATGTGCGAACTATGTAAAGGATTACATGATGGGTCGAGCTTATAAGATCGACGTGGAGAGAGTATCTAAGGAGGCTGGGATTTATGCGAAAAGTGTGGAATTGGGTGGGGATGGAAAAGACGTTTGGGTTTTCGACGTAGACGATACCTTGCTTTCGAATCTTCCATATTATGTGGAGCATGGTTATGG CTTGGAGAGATTTGATTCTGTGGAGTTCAATAAGTGGGTCGAGAAGGCAACAGCACCTGCCCTAGAGGCCAGTTTGAAACTCTATAAagaggttttgggtttaggaTTCAAGGTTTTCTTGCTGACCGGGCGTAATGAGAAGCAAGAAGGGGCTACTGTCAAGAATTTGAATGATGCGGGATTTAAGAATTGGGACAAGCTCATATTGAG GACCTCTGATGACCATGGGAAATTTGCCACTATATACAAGTCAGAGAAAAGGAACGAAATGGTAAATGAGGGATATAGGATTCTCGGTAACTCGGGGGACCAGTGGAGTGATTTATTGGGTTCCTCACAATCCATACGCTCTTTCAAGGTTCCAAATCCCATGTATTATATTCGCTAA